Proteins found in one Paenibacillus wynnii genomic segment:
- the gerQ gene encoding spore coat protein GerQ, whose protein sequence is MGGGAAMGGGGGGGMTSQPPQVTSGSPMTPTGTVVSTPQPVFEQSYIENILRLNLGKTGTFYMTFENNSEWNAKIFKGVIEAAGRDHIIISDRATGQRFLLLMINLDYVTFDEPLTYQYPGAAGNGSRATSRNCW, encoded by the coding sequence ATGGGCGGGGGAGCAGCTATGGGCGGAGGTGGTGGAGGCGGCATGACCAGCCAACCGCCACAGGTCACCAGTGGTAGTCCGATGACGCCCACGGGAACTGTAGTGTCGACCCCACAGCCTGTATTCGAGCAATCCTATATTGAGAATATTTTACGCCTTAATTTGGGTAAAACAGGTACGTTTTACATGACATTCGAGAATAATTCAGAGTGGAATGCAAAGATATTTAAGGGCGTTATAGAGGCTGCCGGTCGTGACCATATCATTATTAGTGACCGGGCAACGGGTCAGCGGTTTTTATTACTTATGATTAATTTGGATTATGTAACTTTCGACGAGCCTCTTACTTATCAATACCCAGGTGCCGCTGGCAATGGCAGCAGAGCAACTTCGCGTAACTGCTGGTAA
- a CDS encoding cell wall hydrolase — protein MAVIKTNSEDVKVLARLMRAEAEEDGEQGMLMVGNVGVNRILGNCLDFDNIRNVDQMVFQSPGGFEAPSKGYFYQRAREKDIRLAKRAIAGERVRPASNALWFFRPTGACPATWYNQQNTGRYKAHCFFTPSSSECPAVF, from the coding sequence GTGGCCGTCATTAAGACGAATTCGGAGGATGTAAAAGTGCTTGCACGGCTAATGAGGGCAGAGGCTGAGGAAGACGGAGAACAAGGAATGCTGATGGTCGGTAACGTCGGAGTGAATCGGATTCTTGGTAATTGTCTGGACTTTGACAATATCCGCAATGTGGATCAGATGGTCTTTCAGAGTCCAGGCGGCTTCGAGGCACCCAGCAAAGGATATTTCTATCAACGTGCCCGTGAGAAAGATATACGTCTAGCTAAACGTGCAATTGCTGGAGAACGAGTACGGCCAGCCTCCAATGCTCTGTGGTTTTTCCGCCCTACTGGAGCCTGTCCAGCCACCTGGTATAATCAGCAAAATACGGGCCGCTATAAAGCCCACTGTTTTTTTACTCCATCGAGTTCAGAGTGTCCGGCAGTATTTTGA
- a CDS encoding ATP-binding protein — protein MSHPMSPFNEMHVILSVLIAFLACFMSIDLTDRLFRGTRKHSLILLISFLMGLGIWAMHFIGLLSIDFNNALTFQIPLLAFSLLIPVASSGISLWLLCSNNRSTFKGILSGVAFSAGLLLMHYSGIRAMRLTASFEQDTFSIILSFVSAFVSTVVIASFKLRWLRKEYNLFSFRKIIIILLLTASVTTMHYTALRGTAFSEPSLHALQWPLLDDSLLVYMVCGAFLFILSLFVRVLYRDRKSVLTKARYYEQHYMTLFQFSPDMVICIDPVQKAIISVNPAVFDTTGYSKEDLLVNHGEVFSETDKLILEKAVMKAADGNSSKLQVTIRTKSGMNLVCSTTVFPLKANYPYFVYIMAKDITEHVRFQQELIVAKEAAEGAARMKSEFLATMSHEIRTPLNGIIGINGLLADELSNLDHLELLKLQAKSSQALLKVIDDVLELSSMDANAVQLHTAPFRLSLLIQECMDLFLVNISEKKLCLEFHVAEGVPDVLIGDEVRIRQILVNLVGNAVKFTSFGTVSLRIEPYSTREPYYGLQFKVRDTGIGLDPTKLEFLFEPFTQLDAANNRKFEGIGLGLAICKKFVHLMKGKIWAASPKEGGAEFIFRIPLEIPDSVIISPNNRMEDREPPIKDEESSLPRGVY, from the coding sequence ATGTCTCATCCGATGAGTCCTTTTAACGAGATGCATGTCATCCTCTCCGTGCTTATTGCATTTCTGGCTTGCTTTATGTCTATTGATCTTACGGACCGACTCTTTCGTGGAACTAGAAAACACAGTTTAATACTTCTAATCTCATTCCTAATGGGATTGGGGATATGGGCGATGCACTTTATTGGTCTGCTCTCTATAGATTTCAATAATGCTTTAACCTTTCAAATACCGCTGTTAGCTTTCTCTCTGCTAATTCCTGTCGCATCCTCCGGTATATCCTTATGGCTGCTCTGCTCCAATAATCGCAGTACTTTTAAGGGGATTTTGTCCGGTGTTGCATTTAGTGCGGGTCTTCTTCTTATGCATTATAGCGGGATTAGAGCGATGAGGCTGACAGCTTCATTCGAACAAGATACCTTTTCTATAATCCTTTCTTTTGTATCCGCATTTGTATCCACTGTAGTGATTGCTTCATTTAAGTTGAGGTGGTTGAGGAAAGAATACAATTTATTTTCCTTCAGAAAAATAATAATAATACTGCTGTTAACCGCCTCGGTGACTACAATGCACTATACAGCACTGAGAGGCACTGCTTTTTCTGAGCCTTCACTTCATGCCCTCCAATGGCCGCTTTTAGACGATTCTTTGCTCGTTTATATGGTTTGCGGTGCGTTCTTGTTCATTTTATCGTTATTTGTAAGAGTGTTGTACAGGGATCGGAAAAGCGTGCTTACTAAGGCTCGTTATTATGAACAACACTATATGACACTTTTTCAATTTAGCCCAGACATGGTTATTTGTATTGATCCTGTTCAAAAGGCGATCATTAGCGTGAATCCTGCCGTATTTGATACCACCGGTTATTCCAAAGAAGATCTCCTGGTTAATCACGGCGAGGTATTCAGCGAAACTGATAAGTTGATATTGGAAAAGGCTGTAATGAAGGCAGCCGATGGGAATTCCAGCAAGCTTCAGGTCACCATTCGCACGAAAAGTGGTATGAATTTAGTTTGCAGTACCACGGTATTTCCTCTTAAGGCAAATTATCCATATTTTGTGTATATAATGGCCAAGGATATTACTGAGCATGTTCGTTTTCAGCAGGAGCTTATCGTTGCCAAAGAAGCGGCAGAAGGTGCCGCCCGAATGAAGAGTGAATTTTTGGCTACAATGAGCCATGAGATTCGTACCCCGTTGAATGGCATAATAGGCATTAATGGACTTCTTGCAGATGAGTTAAGTAATCTAGATCATTTAGAACTGCTGAAGCTGCAGGCCAAGAGCAGTCAGGCGTTGCTTAAGGTAATAGATGATGTATTGGAGTTGTCCAGTATGGATGCGAATGCGGTTCAATTGCATACAGCACCCTTCCGATTATCTTTGCTGATTCAGGAATGTATGGATCTATTCTTGGTAAATATAAGTGAAAAGAAATTATGTTTGGAATTTCATGTCGCTGAAGGTGTTCCTGATGTGTTAATTGGTGATGAAGTGAGAATTCGGCAAATCTTGGTGAATTTAGTCGGCAATGCAGTGAAGTTCACTTCCTTTGGAACCGTGAGTCTGAGGATTGAACCGTATAGCACCAGAGAACCTTATTATGGCCTACAATTTAAAGTGAGAGATACCGGGATAGGATTGGATCCTACGAAGCTTGAATTCCTATTCGAGCCCTTTACTCAGCTAGACGCTGCTAATAATCGTAAATTTGAAGGGATAGGATTAGGCCTTGCAATCTGCAAAAAGTTTGTTCATCTGATGAAAGGAAAGATCTGGGCGGCATCACCCAAGGAGGGTGGAGCGGAATTCATCTTCCGAATTCCTTTAGAGATTCCGGATTCAGTTATAATATCTCCTAATAATAGGATGGAGGATAGGGAACCCCCTATTAAAGACGAGGAATCTAGTTTGCCAAGGGGAGTCTATTAA
- a CDS encoding disulfide oxidoreductase translates to MSRFKLFCRRHCLYLAWIVSIVAVAGSLYLSEVLKYEPCKLCWFQRIFMYPQLFLLGIATYRNDKRIIPYVLPLSLIGGSISIYHYAEQKIPALSKIIPCTIGVPCNKDYLNFLGFITIPLLALIAFTLISILLWNGRNYSEVESDVEDEHESIENLN, encoded by the coding sequence ATGAGCCGATTCAAGTTGTTTTGCCGCCGTCATTGCTTGTATTTGGCCTGGATTGTATCGATTGTCGCCGTTGCTGGAAGCTTATACTTAAGTGAGGTTCTAAAATATGAACCTTGTAAGCTATGCTGGTTCCAGCGTATCTTCATGTATCCGCAGTTATTTCTACTGGGAATCGCCACCTATCGTAATGATAAACGCATTATCCCTTATGTGTTGCCCCTAAGCCTAATCGGCGGATCGATTTCTATATATCATTATGCCGAGCAGAAAATTCCGGCCTTAAGTAAGATTATACCGTGCACGATCGGTGTTCCTTGCAACAAGGATTATCTTAATTTTTTGGGCTTCATTACAATTCCACTGCTTGCACTTATCGCTTTCACATTGATATCCATTTTGTTATGGAATGGACGTAATTATAGTGAAGTTGAGAGCGATGTTGAGGATGAACATGAAAGCATTGAAAATTTGAATTAA
- a CDS encoding hemolysin family protein has translation MSDPLPGMLNVSLIVLLVLLNGFFVSVEYAMVKVRSGRIDTLIEEGSKRALAARNIVHNLNAYLSACQLGITLASLALGWLGGPAIAKLGRPLIVGLGFGETSVHVISLLIAFFLITVLHIVLGELAPKTIAVNNAESVLLLMAGPMNVFYNLMYPFIWIVKGLASGLLSVFRLAPASELGTAHTEEEIRILMQESNKSGLIDKTEMDLVDNIFEFVDTTAREIMIPRTEMICLSNHLSVEENLEIAYDGMRTRYPVCDGDKDHILGFIHIKDLIRESAPNYLSLIRPILTVPESIQISALLKVMQRAKTQIAILIDEYGGTSGLVTLEDIMEEIVGEIQDEFDEERPGVEKLGEGEHSVDGLMLIEEINDRLGLHMETDDYDTIGGWLYSKLEINPPQKGQSVEFDNHLFIVDEMDSKRISRIKVTKIQLMIEEAGA, from the coding sequence TTGAGCGACCCTTTGCCCGGTATGTTAAATGTAAGTTTAATTGTTCTGTTGGTGCTGTTGAACGGTTTTTTTGTTTCGGTTGAGTACGCGATGGTAAAAGTCCGTAGCGGCCGTATTGATACTCTCATTGAGGAGGGCAGCAAAAGAGCCTTAGCAGCACGGAATATCGTACACAATCTCAATGCCTATCTATCAGCTTGCCAGCTTGGCATCACGTTAGCTTCGCTAGCCCTCGGTTGGCTTGGAGGACCGGCGATAGCTAAGTTAGGAAGGCCGTTGATAGTCGGCTTAGGATTTGGAGAAACGTCCGTACACGTCATCTCACTCCTAATTGCCTTTTTTCTGATCACAGTTCTGCATATTGTGCTTGGAGAATTAGCCCCCAAAACCATTGCGGTTAACAATGCAGAATCTGTGCTGTTATTGATGGCTGGTCCGATGAATGTCTTTTACAATCTGATGTACCCGTTTATCTGGATCGTCAAAGGTCTGGCTAGCGGGCTGCTGAGTGTATTCCGGCTGGCACCTGCCTCAGAGCTTGGAACAGCTCATACAGAGGAAGAAATTCGTATTTTAATGCAAGAGAGCAATAAAAGCGGACTCATCGATAAGACTGAAATGGATCTCGTAGATAATATTTTTGAATTTGTGGATACAACGGCCAGAGAAATTATGATTCCTAGAACGGAAATGATCTGTTTGAGCAATCATCTTTCTGTGGAAGAAAATCTTGAAATTGCTTATGACGGCATGCGAACGCGTTACCCGGTCTGCGACGGAGATAAGGATCATATTCTGGGCTTTATCCATATCAAGGATTTGATAAGGGAAAGTGCACCTAATTATCTGAGTTTAATTCGTCCAATTCTAACTGTTCCAGAGTCCATACAGATCAGTGCTCTGCTTAAGGTAATGCAGCGTGCCAAGACGCAAATTGCTATTTTGATCGACGAATATGGCGGTACTTCCGGTCTGGTTACTTTGGAGGATATCATGGAAGAGATTGTGGGAGAGATACAGGATGAGTTCGATGAGGAACGTCCTGGTGTCGAGAAGCTGGGTGAAGGTGAACACTCGGTCGATGGATTAATGCTTATTGAAGAAATTAATGATCGATTGGGGCTTCATATGGAAACGGACGATTATGACACGATAGGCGGCTGGCTCTATTCCAAGCTGGAGATCAATCCTCCCCAAAAAGGACAGTCCGTAGAATTCGATAATCACCTGTTTATTGTAGATGAGATGGATAGTAAACGTATTTCCCGTATTAAGGTGACAAAAATCCAGTTAATGATTGAAGAAGCTGGAGCATAA
- a CDS encoding DsbA family protein, whose amino-acid sequence MSPTKKNTTQAPNLSKQEKRIAAQARQKQKNRIFMISTIALVVILFAGLFYLASRESGSSKTAEFDYSSMPRLGKEDAPIKLVEFGDFKCPACADFTRLIKPQIVEDYVDQGKAALYFVNMSFIGPDSTTASLAALSVYHQNNEEFWKFYDAIYANQGVEAEEWATKDFLVNLAKQEKLSIDYDLLSKDIENKTYADELEQDNDLANENKVSKTPSLFVNGEKVLDPFNYEAIKQVIESADKAVANP is encoded by the coding sequence TTGAGCCCAACTAAAAAAAATACTACCCAGGCCCCAAATCTCAGTAAACAAGAGAAGCGGATAGCAGCACAGGCACGACAGAAACAGAAAAACCGTATCTTTATGATAAGCACTATAGCTCTAGTGGTTATTCTTTTTGCAGGCTTGTTTTATCTGGCTTCCAGAGAGAGTGGTTCCAGTAAAACCGCTGAGTTTGATTACAGCAGCATGCCAAGATTGGGTAAAGAAGATGCTCCAATCAAACTTGTTGAGTTTGGAGATTTTAAATGCCCGGCTTGTGCAGATTTCACACGTTTAATCAAACCTCAAATCGTTGAGGACTATGTAGATCAAGGGAAAGCAGCACTCTATTTCGTGAATATGTCTTTCATAGGCCCTGATTCCACAACGGCTTCACTTGCGGCGTTATCCGTTTATCATCAGAATAATGAGGAATTTTGGAAGTTCTACGATGCAATTTATGCTAATCAAGGTGTTGAAGCTGAAGAATGGGCAACCAAGGATTTTCTGGTGAACCTGGCTAAGCAGGAGAAACTATCTATTGATTATGACCTCCTCAGCAAAGATATAGAAAATAAGACCTATGCTGATGAATTGGAGCAGGACAATGACCTGGCCAATGAAAACAAAGTTTCTAAAACCCCTTCATTATTTGTAAATGGAGAGAAGGTTCTTGACCCTTTCAACTATGAAGCAATTAAACAAGTAATAGAGTCGGCTGACAAAGCAGTTGCTAACCCATGA